A section of the Triticum dicoccoides isolate Atlit2015 ecotype Zavitan chromosome 7A, WEW_v2.0, whole genome shotgun sequence genome encodes:
- the LOC119331008 gene encoding 26.2 kDa heat shock protein, mitochondrial-like has translation MVSAVVCKGEGAAPASLLKSGAPVAFRSVDSPAVTAARRPYNTKAKEVSRYDDDDDDYSARDLVTPSFFSQDVLDSLGAPTSMARLLSLMEDVASQTGGLSSTAGAGASQLRRWVAKEDDDAVYLKVPMPGLTKDHVTPPLDHVKARADKNILVIEGEGEKQPWDGDDDSAMPRYNRRIEVPAADAYKMDKIKAEMKNGVLWVTLLKVKEEERTDVFHVKVE, from the exons atggTCTCCGCCGTCGTTTGCAAGGGCGAGGGTGCCGCGCCGGCCAGCCTCCTCAAGTCCGGTGCTCCCGTGGCCTTCCGCTCGGTCGACTCCCCCGCCgtcaccgccgcccgccgcccgtacAACACCAAGGCCAAGGAGGTCAGCCgctacgacgacgacgacgacgactacagCGCCCGCGACCTCGTCACCCCCAGCTTCTTCTCGCAGG ACGTGCTCGACTCGCTCGGCGCGCCGACCAGCATGGCCCGTCTGCTGTCTTTGATGGAGGACGTCGCATCTCAGACCGGCGGCCTCTCCTCCACTGCTGGTGCTGGGGCGTCGCAGCTCAGACGCTGGGTGGCCAAGGAGGACGACGACGCGGTGTACCTCAAGGTGCCGATGCCAGGGCTGACCAAGGACCAcgtca CTCCGCCCCTGGACCACGTGAAGGCGCGCGCGGACAAGAACATCCTGgtcatcgagggcgagggcgagaagcAGCCCTGGGACGGCGACGACGACTCCGCGATGCCGAGGTACAACCGCCGCATCGAGGTGCCTGCTGCTGACGCGTACAAGATGGACAAGATCAAGGCCGAGATGAAGAATGGCGTGCTCTGGGTCACCCTGCTCAAGGTCAAGGAGGAGGAGCGCACGGACGTCTTCCACGTCAAGGTCGAGTAG